In Phalacrocorax carbo chromosome 29, bPhaCar2.1, whole genome shotgun sequence, the sequence NACCGACCCCCAcctttcccctcacccccccccggcaccgacccccaccttccccctcacccccccccggcaccgacccccaccttccccctcaccccccccggCACTGACCCCcacctttcccctccctccccaccggCACCGACCCCCAcctttcctctcccccaccTCCGGCACCGACCCccacctttcccctccccccccggcacccccacctttcccctccccccccggcaccgacccccaccttccccctcacccccaccgGCACCCcaccttcccctctccccccccccccggcaccgacccccaccttccccctcaccccccccggcaccgacccccaccttcccctcccccccccccccgcaccgacccccaccttccccctcccccccccccggcaccgacccccaccttccccctccccccccgcggcacggccgcccaACGGCCGCCGCGCACCCCTTCAGAAAAGCGCGGGAAGCGgcgcgcgccgccgccggccgttaaagcgccgccgccgccgcccccgcgcgcCCCCGCCCGCGCGCACCTTTTAAATTTTCCGCCATTTTCTGccgcttcttttttttttttttctttttttttttttttttccctttcctttttccccctttttttttttttttcgccaCTTCCGCCGGCGGGCAgcgcgcgggggcggggcctcccccccgcgcccgcctCCCATTGGCTGAGCCACCGCCTCAGCTGCCGCCTGcaggccgccccccccccccacccccccgcgtGCGGGGTGTTCAGCCCCCAAAAAGAGCCGGTTTTGACCCATTTCCCCGCGGACCCGACTCCGCGCGGCGTGCGGGGcctcccccccacacccccccacacccccgcGCTCGGCCTGGGCTCGGCCCgcctcacccccccccccccctcagcGTCCCGTCCTTCCTCAGAGCCgcgccgctgccgcccgcccgcACTAACCGCTCATTACCCGGTAATTAATTAATCAGCGCATTAATCAATTAACGCCTTGTCGCCTTTATTTGGTttttgctgggggggggggggggcaggagggggccgGAGCTCCCCTCCTGGagccgggcggggagggggggctcaGTCGTCCCACTcgtcgtcctcctcctcctcctcgccgtCCTCGCCCTCGTCTGCGCGGAAAGGGGGAGtcagggggggggggggcggccggggggcgcccCTCCGAAtgtggggcggccggggggggggggggggggggcgctcaCCGGAGGAGTGGATGACTTTGCTGCGTTTCTGCATGACGTCCATGAGggcccccaccagcccccccgCGCtctggccgccgccgccgccgccctcggGGACCTCGGGGGTCTGGGGAGGGGAACGCACACAGGgtcgcggggggggggggggtcagggcagCCCCGcggcacccccccaccccccaccccgaccCCGACTGACCTTGTTGAGGGTCACGCCCTGGCGGATCTGGTCCAGCAgcgccccccgggccggggggggcgcggggggaggagcggcgctgccgccgccaccggggggaggcgggggtgggggcgggggggggagggggcggggcggggggtggcggCCCccggaggggcggggccgcgggaggggggcggggcgaggggggcgggagggcggggcggtggagggggggcggggtgggggcgggggacCCGCGGGAGGTGGAGGAGGGGGCAGCGGCCCCGAGCGGCTGCGGGGGGGCCCGGCAGGGGGTGGCGGGgtgccccccccggcccggcgggggaGGGGTCCTGCGGGGGGAGGGGGTcctgcggggggagggggagagagagagagagcagtTAAAAAGTGCCTTAatgcccctctgccccccggGGGTGTCAgtggcacccatgggtgctgggggggggggcggggggtctCACCCTGCCGGCGCATCTCCTCCCGCACGGCCTGCAGCCCCCCCTGGCCCTGGATGAAGTCGTGGATGATGCGGGAGGTCTCGGCGTCGGCCAGCTGCGCCTCGCTGATGCCGGCCCGGGCGAAGAGCGCCCGCAGGGCTGGGTCCAGCGCCGCCACCTGCGTGCCCCACACCGCCGCCCCACGCCGTCACCCCGCTGCACCGGGGCCGGGGGTGCGCCGCGCCGCACCGAGAGGGGGGAGACACGTGGGAGCCACCTACGTCAAAGCCGTTGTTGGGGTCCCAGCCGATGTGACCAACGTgtctggggagggtggggaggatgGTGAGGGGCTGCCCCATGGTGGGGCCACCTGCCCCACGGCAGCACCCATAGGTGCCCCCTGACGatgtcccctctgccccacaccctccccccccagaCCCACTTGAAGCCAGAGGGGGCCCCGATGTCAGCCTTGGAGATCTTTTTGCGGCCCTTCTTCTGCTCCCCGGCTGTGGGGCTTGCTGCGGGTCCTGCCGTGGGtcctgtggggctgggcagccccCGGTAGCGGGATGCCGTGATGTCGGGGTTGGCGATGGGCACAGCCGGGAGTGGGGGGGCTGCGAGGGACAAAACCCGGATGAGAAACTCTCTGTGAGGCTGCAGGACCCCTCTGTGGGGCAGGCACTCACCACTGCTGTCGGCGGAGGCCGTGGGGGCGCGGGGCAGGCTCCCGCGACGCTCTGTGGGGGTGTTGACAGGGGGTGTCGGCGCTGCACCCCACGGCGTCCCCTTGCGCCCCGCCAgctctgccccccaccccgtcacaccccccaaaaccccccagacGCGGGCAGGAGGGACTCACCATcgccggggggcggtgggggtgGGAGCTGCCGCTTttctggggagggagaggagaggggtgAGACGGCGGCTGCcgcggggggctgtggggctggggggacggGGCCACGTTCTCACCCGCCCGCTGCTGGCGCCGGCGCAGCCGATCCTGGACCACCCCCTCGAAGGCGGCCGCCTCCCCGTCATCTGCGAAGTTCAGCCCCGCCTGGCCCTCCTGCACAGCCAATCAGGGGCCTGTGCCATGGGACCCGCCCACAGGCAACGTGCCCCGCCCATGCGCCCTCAGCCACTCCCTTCTTAGCCACTCCCTTCTTGGCCCCTCCCAtgcacccccagccactccCTTCTTGGCCACTCCCTTCTTGGCCACTCCCATCCACCCTCAGCCACTCCCTTCTTAGCCACTCCCTTCTTGGCCCCTCCCAtgcacccccagccactccCTTCTTGGCCACTCCCTTCTTGGCCCCTCCCAtgcacccccagccactccCTTCTTGGCCACTCCCTTCTTGGCCACTCCCATCCACCCTCAGCCACTCCCTTCTTAGCCACTCCCTTCTTGGCCCCTCCCATCCACCCTCAGCCACTCCCTTCTTGGCCCCTCCCTTCTTGGCCCCTCCCATCCACCCTCAGCCACTCCCTTCTTGGCCACTCCCTTCTTGGCCCCTCCCATCCACCCTCAGCCACTCCCTTCTTAGCCACGCCTTTCTTGGCCCTCAGCCACTCCCTTTTTGGCCCCTCCCTTCTTGGCCCCTCCCTTCTTGGCCGCTCCCATGCACCCTCAGCCACTCCCTTCTTGGCCCCTCCCATCCACCCTCAGCCACTCCCTTCTTAGCCACGCCTTTCTTGGCCCTCAGCCACTCCCTTCTTGGCCCCTCCCTTCTTGGCCCCTCCCTTCTTGGCCCCTCCCATCCACCCTCAGCCACTCCCTTCTTAGCCACGCCTTTCTTGGCCCTCTCAGCCACTCCCTTCTTGGCCCCTCCCATCCACCCTCAGCCACTCCCTTCTTAGCCACTCCCTTCTTAGCCACGCCTTTCTTGGCCCTCTCAGCCACTCCCTTCTTGGCCCCTCCCATCCACCCTCAGCCACTCCCTTCTTGGCCCCTCCCTTCTTGGCCCCTCCCATCCACCCTCAGCCACTCCCTTCTTAGCCACTCCCTTCTTAGCCACGCCTTTCTTGGCCCTCTCAGCCACTCCCTTCTTGGCCCCTCCCATGCACCCTCAGCCACTCCCTTCTTGGCCACTCCCTTTTTGGCCCCTCCCATGCACCCTCAGCCCCACCCCTTGGCCCCCCCACATCCCTCTAGCCCTGCCCCTAAGCCCCGCCCACAGGGGCTGtcagccccacccagccccgcccccccggccacGCCCCTCACGGGGCCATGCCCACTCACATGGGAGACGAAGGTGTGGAAGAATGGGGTGGGGGCAGCGTAGCCCATCTCCCCgtgcagctcctgctcccactGCAGGCTCCCGGCCTGCACCACAGCATGGGGCACCCGCAGACCCCCGGGAGACCCTGGGGTGCCCCCAGGGACTCCCGAGACCCCCCAGGGACCTCTCCAGGGCCCCCAGGGATGCCCCAGCCCCGAGAGAcccccagggacaccccccAGGGACCAACCCCAGGGACTACCCAACCCTGAGAGACCCCCCCCAAGAACATCCCCCCCCCaatccctggggacaccccaacCCCGAGAGaccctcagggaccccccccaacccctggggaccccctgaCCCCAAGagaccccccggcccccccagggacccctgaCTCACGGCCAGGCCGTAGAGGCGGATGAAGTAGGAGCGGCGGGGGCTGTCCCGCACCAGGCAGGCGACGCCGCAGCCCCGCTTGGCCCAGCCGCGCCCCGGCTCCGCCACCACCAGCTGCACCACGGCCGTCGCCAGCGTCTggggggacaccatgggcatGGACCTCCCCGGGCCACCCAGaccaccccccacacccccagaccccccaccAGACGCCCCCCCCAAGACCAGCCCCTAGGGCCCGCATACCACCCTCCacacccccagaccccacaCCATGCACCCCTCCCAGACCAGTCTCCAGGGCCCGCAGACCAccccccagaacccccaaatccccccctgGGCCCCCAAACCACCTCAAGGGGCCCCCATGCCCCATGTTTCCATCCCAGGACCTCAAGGGACTGCTCAAATCCCCCTAGGGCCCCCCAAGATGCTCCCATGGGATCCCCCAGATCCCTCCTCCTGACCCCACCAGGCCCCCATTagccccccccagaccccccagaacccccaaaTCACCCCCTGggcccccaaaccacccccagGCCCCCAAACCACCTCAAGGGGCCCCCATGCCCCATGTTTCCATCCCAGGACCTCAAGGGACTGCTCAAATCCCCCTAGGGCCCCCCAAGATGCTCCCATGGGATCCCCCAGATCCCTCCTCCTGACCCCACCAGGCCCCCATTagccccccccagaccccccagaacccccaaaccacccccagGCCCCCAAACCACCTCAAGGGGCCCCCATGCCCCATGTTTCCATCCCAGGACCTCAAGGGACTGCTCAAATCCCCCTAGGGCCCCCCAAGATGCTCCCATGGGATCCCCCGGATCCCTCCTCCTGACCCCACCAGGCCCCCATTagccccccccagacccccaagtacccccccaaatccccctcaGGACCCCAagggacccccagctccccccccagacccccctgGCCCCTCACCACACATTTCCGGCCCAGGAGCTCAAAGAGCTGCAggttttcctgctgctgcagcagccccgAGGGGACGTTGTCGCCCCCCGGGGCCCCACCCCGGCTCCCTCGGCTCATCCCCTTGAAGCCTCCCCAGTTCCCCCCCCCTCCGACGCCTGGGGcccccccccaaatgcctgGGGCCCCCCTGAACACCCGGGTCCCTCGCAGAGGTCGCTTCCGCCCGGAAGCACCCAGGGCCCTGCAGTGGCAGAGACGTCACCTCCGggctgggaggaactgggaaggggaactgggggaactgggaggggctgCGAAGGATGGGGGGGGCCCTGGGAGAGACTGGGAGCAGCCTCTCTGCAAACACAGGCAGCGGCGTGGTTGAAACTGGGGATACTGGGAGGAGATGGAAGGCACTggggggggaactgggaggaGTTGGGAGGAGATTGGGGTAACTGAGAGGGACCAGGAGGGGAACTGGGGTgatggggagggatggggggactGGAAGCAGCCTCAGTCAACAAGGCAGCAATGGGACAGAAACTGGGGATACTGGGAGGGACTTGGGGCCACTGGGACAATGCCAGTACTGACCCTCCCCTCTCCCGCCCAAGCTGGGGACCCAGGCAGCTGGGCACCTCCGCTTCCCACACTGCAACgaagcccccagccccttcccagtcCACACTGGGAGTCCCTATCCCTTTCCAGTATGGACTGGGACACCCCTTACCCCTCCCCAGTCTACACCGGGAGATGCCCGGTTGATACCAGGACCCCCATTTCCTTTCACAGTACAAACCAGAGCCCCGCACCCCTTCCCAGTCCATACTGGGAGCTCCCAAACAATAGTCACGGGCATCAGGTTTATTCGCGTCCTCGGTGCCTCACAGATCCCCGGATGCCTGGCTCCCTCCCACGGGAGGGGGGCAATAAATAAGGAGGGGGGTGAGAAGGcacccgggggaggggggggcaggaaCTGGGTTGCAGTAGTCCATACTGGGAGAACCCATATGTGCACCAAGATCCAGTCAGGGCGCCCTACCGGTCCATGTTCGTCCATACTGGGAGAACACAAGGCCACACGGGTGAAGAGATCCCGGGCAAGATGCTGAATTGGTTcatactggtccatactggaAGGACACAAGGCCACACGGGTGAAGGGATCCTGGGCAAGATGCTGCACTGGTCCGTACTGGGAGAACGCAAGGCCACGTGGGTGAAGAGGTCCCAGGTGAGatgctgtactggtgcatgcTGGTCCGTACTGGGAGGACGCAAGGCCACGCGGGTGAAGAGCTCCCAGTTGGGCTGCCGTACCGGTCCATACtggcctgtgctgctgggatggCTGATGACCATGTCAATGCAGTGATCCCAGTTGGGATGCTGTACTGGTCCATCCTGCTCCGACCCAAGGCGACGCATACACGGGGTCCCAGTTAGGCCCCGGACACTTCCTGGTCCGTACTGGTCTGGCCCAAGGCAACGCGTATCCAGGAGTTTCCAGCTGAGACGTCGTAGTGCTTCATACTGGTCTATATTTGGATGCCCCAAGGTGACAGAATCCCAGAGGGGAGGCACTGGGCTGTACTGGTCCATACTGGCCTGTCTTCGGACCCCCCCCATGGGGATCTGTGGGCTGCTGGGGGGTCTATACATCCCCGGGGGGGCCCGTGGGTGTCTAAGGGGTCCCCGAGGGGGATCCACGAGGTCCCTATGGTGACCCGTAGGTCCCCAGGGGTGTCTCTGGGGCCCTGTGTTGGCCTATAGGTCCCCGTGGTGACCTATGGGACATTTACAGGGTCCCTGTGCCGCCCTACAGGCCCCCTACGGGCCCCCGCGGGGGGTCTGCGGGGTCCCTGTGCCGCCCTACAGGCCCCCTACGGGCCCCCGCGGGGGGTCTGCGGGGTCCCTGTGCCGCCCTACAGGTCCCCTACGGGCCCCCGCGGGGGGTCTGCGGGGTCCCTGTGCCGCCCTACAGGCCCCCTACGGGCCCCCACGGGGGGTCTGCGGGGTCCCTGTGCCGCCCTACAGGCCCCCTACGGGCCCCCGCGGGGGGTCTGCGGGGTCCCTGTGCCGCCCTACAGGTCCCCACATTGGCCTCTGTGTCCCCTGTGACATCTGTGGGGTCCCCACATCGTCCTACGGGTCCCCACCCTGACCTAGGGCTCCCGCGGTGACCTGCGGGACCCCCGAGAGGCCCTCCAGGTCCCAGGGGTGTCTCCGGGTCCCCACGTTGTCCCCCACGTCCCCCGGcagggctgcccccagccccccggcgcCCCTAGCCCGTGGCAGGCCCCCCCGGGGGcgcgcccccccagccctccaggtAGCGGGCGAAGAGCCCCTTGGCGCGGCGCAGGACGCGGGGCAGGTGGTGCCGCCGCACCAGGCGGTCGAAGTGCATGGCCACCTCGTTGTAGTCCCCCGCGCGCGCCATCACCGCCTCGCGCTGCTCCAGCAGCATGgccaggcagaggaagaggaggaaggggttcccctgccccagctcctccgGCGGTGGCAGCGGCGCCCCGTCGTCCTCCAAACCCACTTCCTCCTCcgaggacgaggaggaggacgaggatgaggaagaggagcaggaatCCTCCCAGGCCCAACCACCCCCCCAGGGGTCCTCAGGGGCGTCGGCAGCCTCCCTGCCCGCGTCAGGGTCATCGCATACCTCTTCGGGGTCTTCACCAACTTTCTGGGGGGAGTTGGGGGCGTTGCCAACCTCTTTGAGGGAGTCACCAACCTCTTTGGAGACCTTGGGGTCTTTGCCAATCCCTTTGGGGTCTCTGCCGATCTCTTTGGGCACGTCAGGGTCTCCCACAATCCTCTTGGAAACGCCGCGGCCGTCGCCAACCTTCTGGGCGTTCAGATCTTCACGTACGTTCTTAGAGATGTTGTGACCTTCGCGAGCGTTCTCGCAGACATCGGCGCCGGCGCCGGGGTCTTTGCCAGCTGCCTCAGAGACGTCGGAGCCTGCCTTGTAGGTGCCGGGTTGTTTGCTGATCTCCTCGAGAGCGCCGGTGCCTTCGATGACCTTCTTGGGAACACCAGGGTCTTGGCCAACCTCCGCACAGACACCAAGGGCTTCCCCAACAGGCATGGGGACTTTGGGATCCTCTCGGATGCTCCAGGGGACTTTAGCAGCGCCTGGGACCTCCCTGGAGGCTTTAAGGCCACCCTGGCCATCCCCAGGGACCTTGGCACTGCTGCAGACCTCCCAGATCTTCGGATCCTCTTGGTTATTCCAGGAACCACCAGGACCAGGCTGGACGTCCCCAAATACCTCAGGCTTCTTGCAGTGGGCCCCAGAGCTCTTGGAGCCACCCTGGACATTGCTGGAACTCTTACGATTCTCTTGCTCACGCCTAAAGCTCTCGGGACTCTCCTGGATGCTCCTGGAGCTCTCAGAACCCTCCTGGATGTCACTGGAGCTCTTTGATTTCTCTCGGTCGTTGATGGAGCTTGCAGGAGCCGCTGGGACATCCGCAGAGGCTTTGGAACCATCTTGGACGTTGCTGGAGCTCCTGGGACCCTCCTGACTGTCCCCACAGGCCTCATGGCCACCTTCAACGCCGGCCGCCTCCGCCGGGGTCTCGCTCTCGCCCCGCTGCCTGCGCCGCCggcgcgggggccgggggcgcagCCCGCGCCGCTCACGCAGACCTCGGCAGGCCCGGCGCGGCCCCAGCGGGGCACCCAGGAGGGGGATGCCAtccggggggggcggcggggtgGGCGGCAGCGAGCTCCAGGTGATCTCCAGCACCCGCAGGGCGTCCTCAAAGGCGAATTCCCGCttgagctccagcagcagccagcggTAGCAGAAGAGCAGGTCGTGGGCGCCACGCGCGGCCAGGAAAGCCCAGAAAGGCGGGTCGGCGCGGCGCAGGAGGCGCCGGAGGTGGGCGAAGGCGCGGGCCAGCCCCCGGCCGCCCGGGCGGAAGCGGGGGCCGAGGCGGCGCATGAGGGCgcagaagcagaggaaggcCTGGGCCTCGTcatccagcacagccagcagcgGGGCAGCCACGTCCGACATGCCCTGGCAGTAGGAGAGGCGCGGGTGGCCCAGGGCGAAGGTGGTGAGCAGGGCCTGCAGGGCGGCCAGGTGGGGGTGTCCCTCCTCGGGACCCCCGAAATAGGGGTGTCCCCGGTCAGTGCGCACCACGTCCTTGCGCACAGCCGCTCCCACCAGCGCCAGCTCGGCCGGGGCTGCTCGGGCAGCCAGCAGGGCCTTCAGCGTCGCGTACTCGCCCGCCTTGCGCCGCAGGTGGGCCAGCCGCTCCTGCCCCGACAGCCCTGCCGGGAAGACGTTCAGCAGGTACCGCCAGACCacctgggaggaagggagatggggtggggggcgtcAAGGACCCCACACAGAGCCAGTGGGTCTGGGGAGAGCCACGGGGGACCCACCTTACGCAGGCCCGGCTCGACGCCGCCGTGGTAGACGTGGAGGCGGAGGTCGTGGGGGCGCAGCAGCCGCCCACCAGGGCCCAGGTAGGTGCGGAGGTCGGCGTCGCTCAGTGGGGCACAGGGggccggtggcggggggggcgagggaggggacCCCTCGGGCCACGCCAGGGCTGCCTGGGCCCGGGCCAGCGTCCGGCCCACCTGCAGGGACACAGAGCGCTGGGGTGGGGCTGGAGGTGCAAGGGGCTACGGCAGAGGGAAACTGGAAGCAATGAGAGGAGACTGGGAGCACTGAGAGGAGCCTAGGGATCGCTGGGAGGGAACTAAAAGGCAACTAAGACCATAGAAAGGGTGCCGAGGGGAGCTAGGAGCACCGGGATAGCCAtgggagtgggggggggtgCTCCAGGGGGTCTCAGCAGGGTGGGGGAACCCAGACCCCTGCCCCAGATGCCCAGGTCCCACTCACCTGTGCCAGCAGGGCCTGGGTGAAGGGCAGCGCTGCAGCCAGGAGCGAGCGGCGCTCAGGAAGGGGCTCTGCCGCTGCCACCTCCCGGGGGCTGATGATGTCCCAGTCCTCCAGCAGCGGGCCTGTAGCATCCAGATGCCTGGGTCGTTCCGCTGGGCACCCAGGTGCCCTCCCTGACACCCACCCCAGGCTCTTGGGTCCCTTCCTGACACCCACCCCAGGCTCTTGGGTCCCTTCCTGACACCCACCCCAGGCTCTTGGGTCTATTCCTGACACCCACGCTACAGGGGCTGGACACCCGGGTCCCCCCTCCAGCCACccccctggggatgctggggttTTCCCTCTTCAAAACAAAGAGTCTCCATCAAGCTCTCTAGGTCCTGCCTTGCTGTCCCACCACACCGCCCCCCAGGGAGACCCCCTCACTTTCGGCGGGGGGCCGGACGTCGAGGCGCAGGCGCAGGGTGGGCCGGGCGCAGGCGAAGGCAGCTGCCAGGTCCCCATCGCTCAGCAGCGGGATGAAGGTTTCCTGGCCCTGCGggtcacgggccgcgaagctgaCTGAGAAGCTCTTTTTCCTGAGGGGATGTGAGGAGGTGTGAGGGGAGATCAGTGACCAAGGCCCCCTCGGGGGAtcagggggctggggcagggggggtgGGCTCACCCCTGGAGGTCGAAGGCGCGGGCCAGGATGTGATGCAGCACGTCCAGCGATGTGATCTGAGGGTCGACGGCGAAGGACCGGAACTCGGGCGGCAGCAGCCCCTCGCTCTTCTGTGGCCAGGCGTGGCGAGGGGGGCCGGGGAAGAGGGACCGGGGGGGCCAGGGAGGGAACCAGGGAGGGGGGTCGAGACCGGCCCCTCACAGCTCACCACAATGGCAGCCGCGCCCCGTCGCCGTGGCAACAGCCCCCAAGCACGCGCCCACCGTCCCGAGCCCCTCATTGGCCACTGCCCCCCATGTGACCCGCTGGGCGGTAAACCGCCCCCCCGGCCGGTAACCCGATAGCCCCGCCCCAATACATAGCTCCGCCCACCCCGCGGCGCCCCGCCCCCTCACCTTCACGCGCACGCGCACCACCTCGCACTCCTCCTCCAGCGCGGTCCCGCCCCCCgggcaggccccgccccccgctgcCGCCATGGCGGGGTCGGGGCCTGCTGCGCGCAGAGGCAGGACGGAcaccgggggtggggggtggtgttcgtgccgccgccaccccccccccaccaggaAAGCGGGAGGGAGGGTGCTACGTCACCGTGCTGACGTTCCACCGCGCAAACCCCCCCCCCTCGGTGGAAGGCGCGGAGCGcgcggggagagggggaatcCGGAGCAGACCCGCGATCGTCCCTGTCCGGCGGCCGCCGCGATGGCAACAACATCCGGGTCACTGCCCGGAAGTGACGTCAGCGGGCGAGGCTATCGCTGCCCGCAGGGCGGTCCCAGGTAGTGCGCGCCGCCGTGATGTCATCACGCCCCCAtcccacttcccccccccccccgcaatgGAGGCAATGACGCAAGCAGCAACGGTTCACGTCAACTTTATTAAGGGAGGCGGGGGCGCATGCGGGACCCCCCTAAAGGGGCCACGCCCGCCTTAAAGGGGAAACGCGCTCTTTAAAGGGGCGACGTGCCCCTTAAAAGGGCCACACCACCCTAGAACAGAACACGCCCCCCCGCGGGGGGAGGCGGAGCCTAGCGCAGGGGGCGGCGAGGGGGCGGGACATCGCCCCGCCCAGATGCAGAGGCCCCGCCTCTCACGGCGGCCCGGGGGGCGCAGCTCGCTCCTTGCTGAGCCGGGCCAGCTCCTGTGACAATGCCTCCAGGTCctgcgggagggggcggggtcAGCGGCCACGCCCACGGCCGGGCCACGCCCCTGGGCCCGGGGCCACGCCCCCAGCCCTGCGCCCACCTGGCCCAGGTGCAGGTTCTTGGtgagctgctcctccagcatGTTCTGCAGCTTCTTGTTCATCTCCCGCAGCCCCTCCTCGCCCGGCCCCGTGCCCCgccgggggggcccggggggtcCTGCCGCCTctgtgtgggggggggggggtcgtgGGGGGAAGGGGTGAGTGGGGGGAGGGCgctgaggggagggaggggaggggggcagggctCACCCAGACGGCTGTCCCGCACGAAGCTCTGGATGATGGCACTCTTGCGGCACAGGTCCTCAGCCATTGACGCGCTGCTCACCTCCAGGTGACGCAcctggagaggagggaaggggtgagcagggacacccccgCCTGcgccctcccccagcccctcccagtccccccagtaccttctcctccagcagccagcGCTCCTGCTGGCTCTGGGCCAGGCGCTGGAACAGCTCCGCCACCTCTGCGGGGGACAGGCCGCCCCCACCAGggacccccccgccgccgctgccccccccggggctgcctgAGCCCgactgggagggagggatggagggggttgggtcgggggggggggggctgtgccaTGGTGAGGCCACGCCCCCTCATTGAAACCACACCCACAAAGCCATCCCCACTCCAGTCTCCCCCCACAAATGGGGAAGGACCAGGATGGccacaccacacagcca encodes:
- the WAS gene encoding actin nucleation-promoting factor WAS isoform X2; this translates as MSRGSRGGAPGGDNVPSGLLQQQENLQLFELLGRKCVTLATAVVQLVVAEPGRGWAKRGCGVACLVRDSPRRSYFIRLYGLAAGSLQWEQELHGEMGYAAPTPFFHTFVSHEGQAGLNFADDGEAAAFEGVVQDRLRRRQQRAEKRQLPPPPPPGDERRGSLPRAPTASADSSAPPLPAVPIANPDITASRYRGLPSPTGPTAGPAASPTAGEQKKGRKKISKADIGAPSGFKHVGHIGWDPNNGFDVAALDPALRALFARAGISEAQLADAETSRIIHDFIQGQGGLQAVREEMRRQGPLPRRAGGGTPPPPAGPPRSRSGPLPPPPPPAGPPPPPRPPSTAPPSRPPRPAPLPRPRPSGGRHPPPRPLPPPPPPPPPPGGGGSAAPPPAPPPARGALLDQIRQGVTLNKTPEVPEGGGGGGQSAGGLVGALMDVMQKRSKVIHSSDEGEDGEEEEEDDEWDD
- the WAS gene encoding actin nucleation-promoting factor WAS isoform X3, whose protein sequence is MSRGSRGGAPGGDNVPSGLLQQQENLQLFELLGRKCVTLATAVVQLVVAEPGRGWAKRGCGVACLVRDSPRRSYFIRLYGLAAGSLQWEQELHGEMGYAAPTPFFHTFVSHEGQAGLNFADDGEAAAFEGVVQDRLRRRQQRAEKRQLPPPPPPGDAPPLPAVPIANPDITASRYRGLPSPTGPTAGPAASPTAGEQKKGRKKISKADIGAPSGFKHVGHIGWDPNNGFDVAALDPALRALFARAGISEAQLADAETSRIIHDFIQGQGGLQAVREEMRRQGPLPRRAGGGTPPPPAGPPRSRSGPLPPPPPPAGPPPPPRPPSTAPPSRPPRPAPLPRPRPSGGRHPPPRPLPPPPPPPPPPGGGGSAAPPPAPPPARGALLDQIRQGVTLNKTPEVPEGGGGGGQSAGGLVGALMDVMQKRSKVIHSSDEGEDGEEEEEDDEWDD
- the TBC1D25 gene encoding TBC1 domain family member 25 → MAAAGGGACPGGGTALEEECEVVRVRVKKSEGLLPPEFRSFAVDPQITSLDVLHHILARAFDLQGKKSFSVSFAARDPQGQETFIPLLSDGDLAAAFACARPTLRLRLDVRPPAESPLLEDWDIISPREVAAAEPLPERRSLLAAALPFTQALLAQVGRTLARAQAALAWPEGSPPSPPPPPAPCAPLSDADLRTYLGPGGRLLRPHDLRLHVYHGGVEPGLRKVVWRYLLNVFPAGLSGQERLAHLRRKAGEYATLKALLAARAAPAELALVGAAVRKDVVRTDRGHPYFGGPEEGHPHLAALQALLTTFALGHPRLSYCQGMSDVAAPLLAVLDDEAQAFLCFCALMRRLGPRFRPGGRGLARAFAHLRRLLRRADPPFWAFLAARGAHDLLFCYRWLLLELKREFAFEDALRVLEITWSSLPPTPPPPPDGIPLLGAPLGPRRACRGLRERRGLRPRPPRRRRRQRGESETPAEAAGVEGGHEACGDSQEGPRSSSNVQDGSKASADVPAAPASSINDREKSKSSSDIQEGSESSRSIQESPESFRREQENRKSSSNVQGGSKSSGAHCKKPEVFGDVQPGPGGSWNNQEDPKIWEVCSSAKVPGDGQGGLKASREVPGAAKVPWSIREDPKVPMPVGEALGVCAEVGQDPGVPKKVIEGTGALEEISKQPGTYKAGSDVSEAAGKDPGAGADVCENAREGHNISKNVREDLNAQKVGDGRGVSKRIVGDPDVPKEIGRDPKGIGKDPKVSKEVGDSLKEVGNAPNSPQKVGEDPEEVCDDPDAGREAADAPEDPWGGGWAWEDSCSSSSSSSSSSSSEEEVGLEDDGAPLPPPEELGQGNPFLLFLCLAMLLEQREAVMARAGDYNEVAMHFDRLVRRHHLPRVLRRAKGLFARYLEGWGGAPPGGPATG